Proteins encoded together in one Acanthochromis polyacanthus isolate Apoly-LR-REF ecotype Palm Island chromosome 12, KAUST_Apoly_ChrSc, whole genome shotgun sequence window:
- the LOC110951226 gene encoding NACHT, LRR and PYD domains-containing protein 14-like isoform X2: MDTVDQMFQSYCIYTIKVAVKALQEIPRNDLVENIPKTIKEPEEILTECQHNLKSTLKKKFQTMFEGVSTAGQTLLNEIYTELYITEGRTAEISDEHEVGQIEAASRKSDRGETNIRPEDIFKGSPGRDGPIRRVMTKGVAGIGKTVLTQKVTLDWAEDKSNQDIQLMFPLTFRELNLLKERKFSLVELVHHFFSETKAAGICRFERFQVVLIFDGLDECRLPLDFHNNEILEDVTKSTSVDVLLTNLIRGNLLPSARLWITTRPAAANQIPPECVDMVTEVRGFTDPQKEEYFRKRSRDEEQARSIISHIKTSRSLHIMCHIPVFCWITATVLEELLRTREGGDLPRTLTEMYIHYLVVQAKVKKVKYDGGRKTDPHWSPDSIKMVESLGKLAFVQLQKGKLIFYESDLTDCGIDVRTASEYSGVFTQVFKKEGNLYTNTVFCFIHLSVQEFLAALHVHLTFIKSGINLLEKQQTSWWPKMLRRKVDPSTAFYQTAVDEALQSPNGHLDLFLRFLLGLSLLTNQDKLGGLLTQRGSSSQTNQEMVEYIKKKIEKKVSVERSINLFHCLNELKDVSLVEEVQQSLRSGRLSTDDLFPDQWSALVFILLSSEEDLEEFDLKKYSRSEKALLRLLPVVKASNKAQLRNCNLSERSCEALISVLSSPSSSLKELDLSHNDLQDLGVEILSDGLKDPNCKLESLSLWDCSLTQISCDYLVSALKSNPSHLQHLGLGRNKELKDSGVKHMSGFVESPDCILKTLSLCSCSLTELSCDYLGSALKSNPSHLEHLDLSVNKLKNSGVKHLCGFLESPDCILKTLRLRSCNLSKISCDYLGSALKSNPSHLEHLDLSSNYYMQDAGVEQLCDFLESPDCILKTLKLKGCGLSGFGCYFLVSALKSNPSHLEHLDLTFSDLKDSGLLYLRGFVESPDCILKTLELVGCSLSEISCYYLVSALKSNPSHLEHLDLGGNRELGDAGVKQLCDFLESPDCILKTLKLGSCGLSGISCDYLGSALKSNPSHLEHLELTGNNLQRPSVIHLLDLKESPDCSLKDLGWW, from the exons AGATTCTCACTGAGTGTCAACACAACCTGAAGTCtactctgaagaagaagttccagacaATGTTTGAGGGTGTCTCTACAGCAGGACaaaccctcctgaatgagatatacacagagctgtacatcacagagggacgGACTGCAGAGATCAGTGATGAGCACGAGGTtggacagattgaagcagcatccaggaagtcagacagaggagaaacaaacatcagaccagaagacatctttaaaggctcacctggaagagatgggcCAATCAGAAGAGTGATGACAAAGGGAGTGGCAGGCATCGGGAAGACCGTGTTGACACAGAAggtgactctggactgggctgaagacaaaagcaaccaggacatccaacttatgtttccattgactttcagagagctgaatttactgaaagagagaaagttcagtttggtggaacttgttcatcacttcttcagtgaaaccaaagcagcaggaatctgcaggtTTGAAcgcttccaggttgtgttgatctttgacggtctggatgaatgtcgccttcctctggacttccacaacaatgagatCCTGGAAGATGTCACaaagtccacctcagtggatgtgctgctgacaaacctgatcagggggaatctgcttccctctgctcgcctctggataaccacacgacctgcagcagccaatcagatccctcctgagtgtgtggacatggtgacggaggtcagagggttcaccgacccacagaaggaggagtacttcaggaagagatccagagatgaggagcaggccagaagcatcatctcccacatcaagacatcacgaagcctgcacatcatgtgccacatcccagtgttttgctggatcactgctacagttctggaggagctgctgagaaccagagagggaggagatctgcccagaaccctgactgagatgtacatCCACTacctggtggttcaggccaaagtcaagaaggtcaagtatgatggaggacgtaagacagatccacactggagtccagacagcattAAGATggttgagtctctgggaaaactggcttttgtgcagctgcagaaaggaaagctgatcttctatgagtccgacctgacagatTGTGGCATCGATGTGAGAACAGCCTCAgagtactcaggagtgttcacacaggtCTTTAAAAAGGAGGGTAAtctgtacacaaacacagtgttctgcttcatccatctgagtgttcaagagtttctggctgctcttcatgtccatctgACCTTCATCAAATCTGGAATCAACctgttggaaaaacaacaaacatcctGGTGGCCTAAAATGCTGAGAAGGAAAGTTGATCCGTCAACAGCTTTCTACCAGACagctgtggacgaggccttacagagtccaaacggacatctagacttgttcctgcgcttcctcctgggtctgtcactgctGACCAATCAGGACAAACTAGGAGGCTTGCTGACACAGAGAGGAAGcagctcacagaccaatcaggaAATGGTGGAGTACATCAAGAAGAAGATCGAGAAGAAGGTGTCTgtagagagaagcatcaatctgttccactgtctgaatgaactgaaggatgtttctctagtggaggaggtccaacagtccctgagatcaggacgtctgtccacagatgacCTGTTTCCTGATCAGTGGTCAGCTTtggtcttcatcttactgtcatcagaagaaGATCTGGAGgagtttgacctgaagaaatactctcgTTCAGAGAAGgctcttctgaggctgctgccggTGGTCAAGGCCTCCAACAAAGCTCA GCTGAGAAACTGTAACCtctcagagagaagctgtgaagCTCTAATCTCAGTCCTGAGCTCTCCGTCCTCCAGTCTGAAAGAACTGGACCTCAGCCACAACGACCTGCAGGATTTAGGAGTGGAGATTCTTTCTGATGGACTGAAGgatccaaactgtaaactggagtCTCTCAG TTTGTGGGACTGCAGTTTGACACAGATCAGCTGTGATtatctggtctcagctctgaagtccaacccctcacatctgcaACATCTGGGCCTGGGTAGAAACAAAGagctgaaggattcaggagtgaaacatatgagtggttttgtggagagtccagactgcatcctaaagactctgag TTTGTGCAGCTGCAGCTTGACAGAGCTCAGCTGTGATTATCTAggctcagctctgaagtccaacccctcccatctggaacatctggacctgagtgtGAACAAGCTGAAgaattcaggagtgaaacatctgtgtggttttctggagagtccagactgcatcctgaagactctgag ATTGAGGAGCTGCAATTTGTCAAAGATCAGCTGTGATTATCTGggctcagctctgaagtccaacccctcccatctggaacatctggacctgagcagcAACTACTACATGCAGGATGCAGGAGTGGAACAGCTGTGTgattttctggagagtccagactgcatcctgaagactctgaa ATTGAAGGGCTGTGGTTTGTCAGGGTTCGGCTGTTATtttctggtctcagctctgaagtccaacccctcccatctggaacatctggacctgaccTTCAGcgacctgaaggattcaggattATTATATCTGAGgggttttgtggagagtccagactgcattctGAAGACTTTGGA ATTGGTgggctgcagtttgtcagagatcagctgttattatctggtctcagctctgaagtccaacccctcacatctggaacatctggacctgggTGGAAACAGAGAGCTGGGGGATGCAGGAGTGAAACAGCTGTGTgattttctggagagtccagactgcatcctgaagactctgaa attggggAGCTGTGGTTTGTCAGGGATCAGCTGTGATTATCTGggctcagctctgaagtccaacccctcccatctggaacatctggagctgACCGGCAACAACCTGCAGCGTCCATCAGTGATACATCTGTTAGATCTTaaggagagtccagactgcagcctgaagGATCTGGg ATGGTGGTGA